A single region of the Triticum dicoccoides isolate Atlit2015 ecotype Zavitan chromosome 2B, WEW_v2.0, whole genome shotgun sequence genome encodes:
- the LOC119363357 gene encoding eukaryotic translation initiation factor 4G — protein MSQRGDRGEGHARRPGGRSNSFGGHRGGGVGGAGKGGGGPSGGQPPLSSNRSFRKPGNGHGAHQRVVNQPDTTGFQPAPAPGPLQTPPRPPAPQNAPVHVPVSAPRPQHHDSPGLQAPSMSPPSENPTYIPLPKNIPRAGPKAPPKSSNAPAPQGAPKGESSKGFNLQFGSINMNMNGLPQFPARTSSAPPNLDEQKRNQVLSDGPKVAPSMPVPPALKQPHPTPQQQLQQQQHPLPPQQHHPPPPQQHHPPPPQQHHPTPPQQQQQPPSQQQPLPQQQQTRKDALGPSQPNTLNTHVPSQVKRDVHVAPSIQNFAPQRPSVQSLPGMGMPMHFHHQPQTVPLQFGGHNQGVVPSSMQVSMGLPGGNASQVQQQMYVQNMQQQMHQQMMHQGQTMMYPSVAHPIPPQLGNVNLNMASQYPQQQQNKLVAPRKSSNIKITDPNTNKEVVLGRPSPNVAAQPQQVSGVATQPMVYYTNPQQTSYNQSGTYYSGTAGVVPTGSQGRFGYPATQAGQSIPFMNPSMSNTVPASHKDNIAGPAPSGQSQLIGKPQGGLHMEKPVPSVKISMPAGRSDASKFRVADHAVQHRQKDNEVISGAMVSNKPVSEKESKAPSIPEKHSKESKAPSAVEKHPTAVTQPLPIQAAKPETDAATANSPSFLTGADEKKESLPMTDSLKDNKKNATRNDTKNLPQQPQSASPAEELKGQTSVKLGDDVVGHMETKSFDSEKVDLTSKVSGLTSATSESSISPILGKSEADSTSVNAADVPAMVISSAKLSSASTGEPQAVESLGVAAVKSKEIEITHQISPESSDGKIMSDSTENESHDFTVDLAEQASLATSKPGNSDATSFVTDPQELPKECTTSVPEDHSLMNTSHNKDTQTLSASVDASDVSEVNSGTSSESTSQSTNDKDIRSSIQETGLAVSGITPGMLPVNHSVASEGQVKHADGAKDESSTEQSSAVPTGSVRPLSREKPTAELARTKSTAGRKKKRKEMLSKADAAGSSDLYNAYKGPQEQSESVATSDGADSSSTVDGTHVLPEESEREVMCEDDGKKKVEPDDWEDAADMSTPKLQSSDSGNQASAVQLPDSDMTEANGRKKYSRDFLLTFAHQYSSLPVGIRMDTVTSTLFKDLAGKSYVIDREPHPSSARGSDRPTSRGDRRGPAMDDDKWLKSGVPYSPNRDAHMDLTNGPAINYRGGPGGAHGVLRNPRGALLVGPQSNAPQVPRSGSDADRWQQKGLIPSPVTPMQVMHKAEKKYVVGKVSDEEQAKQRQLKAILNKLTPQNFDKLFEQVKEVNIDNVSTLTGVISQIFDKALMEPTFCEMYANFCSHLAGALPDFSEDNEKITFKRLLLNKCQEEFERGEREEAEADKTEEEGEIKQTKEEREEKRVKARRRMLGNIRLIGELYKKRMLTERIMHECIKKLLGNYQNPDEENIEALCKLMSTIGEMIDHPKAKEHMDAYFDRMRNLSTSQLISSRVRFLLRDSIDLRKNKWQQRRKVDGPKKIDEVHRDAAQERHAQSSRSRGPVVSSLPRRGAPSMDYGSRGSAAPLVSPGPQQRGRGFGNQDIRYEQERHQFDRTVPLPQRSVKDEAITLGPQGGLARGMSLRGQPPVSNSELPSVVDQRRIVSGPNGYNSVPSTTREDTSSRIPDRFSGRIAPAAQSASSSHRPASQEGRSGNKSYSEEELREKSIATIREYYSAKDEKEVALCIEELNAPSFYPSLVSLWVNDSFERKDMERELLAKLFVGLYNGGYNLLSKPQLIEGLSSVLASLEDALSDSPRAAEYLGRLLARFVVEKILVLQDVGKLIEEGGEEPGHLVQEGIAADVLGAVLEWIRTEKGDSFLKEAKTSSNLKLEDFRPQHLKRSKLDAFMLT, from the exons ATGTCCCAGCGAGGGGACAGGGGCGAGGGGCAcgcgaggagacccggcggccgctcTAACAGCTTCGGCGGCCACCGCGGAGGCGGAGTCGGCGGCGCGGGCAAGGGCGGCGGGGGCCCCTCCGGCGGCCAGCCCCCCCTCTCATCCAACCGCAG CTTCAGGAAGCCTGGCAATGGCCATGGCGCTCACCAGAGGGTGGTGAACCAGCCAGACACCACTGGCTTCCAGCCCGCCCCGGCACCTGGGCCCCTGCAGACGCCTCCGCGCCCTCCTGCGCCTCAGAACGCGCCTGTCCATGTTCCTGTCTCTGCGCCACGGCCCCAGCATCATG ATTCACCCGGATTGCAAGCACCCTCCATGTCACCTCCCAGTGAAAATCCAACATATATACCCCTGCCAAAGAATATTCCTCGGGCTGGCCCCAAGGCACCACCAAAGAGCTCCAATGCACCGGCTCCTCAGGGTGCGCCAAAAG GAGAATCATCAAAGGGATTTAACTTGCAGTTTGGTAGTATAAACATGAACATGAATGGTCTCCCG CAATTTCCTGCTAGGACAAGCTCAGCTCCTCCCAATTTGGATGAGCAGAAACGTAATCAG GTACTTTCAGATGGACCTAAGGTTGCACCATCTATGCCTGTACCACCAGCTCTAAAACAGCCACATCCCACACCACAGCAGCAGCTGCAGCAACAGCAGCATCCCCTGCCGCCGCAGCAGCATCATCCCCCACCGCCGCAGCAGCACCATCCCCCGCCGCCGCAGCAGCACCATCCCACGCCgccgcagcagcagcaacagccccCATCACAGCAGCAACCACTGCCACAGCAACAGCAAACGAGGAAGGATGCTCTTGGTCCTAGCCAACCTAACACCCTGAACACTCATGTTCCATCCCAAGTGAAGAGAGATGTGCATGTTGCTCCTTCAATTCAGAATTTTGCACCACAGAGACCCTCTGTTCAATCTTTACCGGGGATGGGCATGCCGATGCATTTTCACCATCAACCACAAACAGTCCCATTACAGTTTGGTGGTCACAATCAGGGAGTTGTCCCAAGCTCAATGCAGGTGTCCATGGGATTGCCTGGTGGCAATGCATCCCAGGTTCAGCAGCAGATGTATGTCCAAAATATGCAGCAACAAATGCATCAGCAAATGATGCATCAAGGACAAACCATGATGTATCCGTCTGTTGCTCATCCAATCCCTCCTCAACTGGGCAATGTTAATTTGAACATGGCTTCACAGTATCCTCAGCAACAGCAGAATAAGCTTGTTGCTCCTCGAAAGAGCAGTAATATCAAAATTACTGATCCAAACACTAACAAAGAAGTGGTTCTTGGGCGGCCTTCACCTAATGTAGCAGCACAACCGCAGCAAGTCAGTGGTGTTGCAACTCAGCCTATGGTTTACTATACTAATCCACAGCAGACCTCGTATAACCAGTCAGGCACGTATTACTCCGGCACTGCTGGTGTTGTTCCCACTGGATCACAGGGCAGGTTTGGTTATCCTGCCACTCAAGCTGGTCAATCAATTCCTTTCATGAACCCTTCTATGTCAAATACTGTTCCTGCCAGCCACAAGGACAACATAGCTGGGCCTGCACCATCTGGTCAGTCCCAACTCATAGGCAAACCACAAGGTGGGTTGCACATGGAGAAACCTGTTCCCTCGGTCAAGATAAGTATGCCTGCAGGTAGATCAGACGCTTCTAAATTCAGGGTCGCTGACCATGCGGTACAACATCGACAAAAGGATAATGAAGTTATTTCTGGTGCTATGGTTTCGAATAAACCAGTTAGTGAGAAGGAGAGCAAGGCACCATCTATCCCAGAGAAGCACTCCAAGGAAAGTAAAGCACCATCTGCCGTGGAGAAGCATCCCACTGCGGTGACTCAACCCTTACCGATTCAAGCTGCAAAGCCAGAAACTGATGCAGCGACTGCAAATTCACCCTCATTCTTGACCGGAGCTGATGAAAAGAAAGAATCCCTTCCAATGACTGATTCACTTAAGGATAACAAGAAAAATGCAACTAGAAATGACACAAAGAATTTGCCGCAACAACCACAG TCTGCTTCCCCTGCCGAAGAGTTGAAGGGGCAAACTTCTGTGAAGCTTGGTGATGATGTGGTTGGTCACATGGAAACCAAGAGCTTCGATAGTGAAAAGGTGGATTTAACCAGCAAGGTTTCAGGCTTAACATCAGCAACATCTGAAAGTAGTATTTCTCCTATTCTTGGTAAAAGTGAAGCTGACAGCACATCAGTAAATG CTGCTGATGTTCCTGCCATGGTAATCAGCTCTGCAAAATTGTCCTCTGCGAGCACTGGGGAGCCCCAAGCAGTAGAAAGCTTAGGTGTTGCTGCTGTTAAATCTAAGGAGATTGAAATAACTCACCAAATTTCACCTGAATCTAGTGATGGCAAAATTATGTCTGATTCTACTGAAAATGAATCACATGACTTCACGGTGGACTTGGCTGAGCAGGCATCATTGGCAACTTCAAAGCCTGGTAATTCAGATGCAACATCTTTTGTAACTGACCCGCAAGAGCTACCCAAGGAGTGCACAACATCTGTACCGGAGGACCACAGTTTGATGAATACATCACATAATAAGGATACCCAAACTTTATCAGCTTCTGTGGATGCCAGCGATGTGTCTGAGGTCAATTCTGGAACCTCATCAGAGTCTACCAGCCAAAGTACCAACGATAAAGATATCAGAAGTAGCATTCAGGAAACTGGATTAGCTGTTTCTGGTATTACTCCTGGCATGTTGCCTGTGAATCATTCAGTTGCATCTGAGGGGCAAGTCAAACATGCAGATGGAGCGAAGGATGAGTCAAGTACTGAGCAATCAAGTGCCGTACCAACAGGTTCTGTTAGACCCTTATCAAGGGAAAAACCTACTGCAGAGCTTGCCCGAACAAAGTCTACAGCTGGGAGAAAGAAGAAACGGAAGGAAATGCTTTCAAAAGCTGATGCTGCTGGGAGCTCAGATCTGTACAATGCATACAAAGGACCACAAGAACAGTCTGAGAGTGTTGCCACATCAGACGGTGCTGATAGTTCTTCAACAGTCGACGGGACACATGTGCTGCCTGAGGAATCAGAAAGGGAGGTGATGTGTGAGGACGATGGAAAGAAAAAAGTTGAGCCGGATGATTGGGAAGATGCAGCAGACATGTCTACTCCAAAGCTGCAAAGTTCGGACTCTGGAAACCAGGCTAGTGCAGTTCAATTGCCAGATTCTGATATGACTGAAGCTAATGGCCGAAAGAAATATTCTCGTGATTTTCTTCTAACTTTTGCACATCAGTATTCTAGTCTTCCTGTTGGCATCCGGATGGATACTGTCACTAGTACGCTATTCAAAGATTTGGCAGGAAAATCCTATGTTATTGATCGGGAACCTCACCCAAGTTCTGCAAGGGGATCTGATAGACCAACATCTCGCGGTGATCGCCGTGGTCCTGCTATGGATGATGATAAGTGGTTAAAATCAGGTGTTCCTTACAGTCCTAACCGTGATGCCCACATGGACTTGACAAACGGCCCAGCAATTAATTACCGTGGCGGCCCAGGAGGCGCTCATGGTGTTCTGAGGAATCCACGTGGTGCACTCCTTGTGGGACCACAATCCAATGCTCCTCAAGTACCCCGCAGTGGCTCTGATGCAGATAGATGGCAGCAAAAGGGTCTGATCCCATCTCCTGTTACACCCATGCAAGTAATGCACAAAGCCGAGAAAAAGTATGTTGTCGGCAAAGTTTCTGATGAGGAGCAGGCAAAGCAGAGGCAGCTGAAAGCCATTCTGAATAAACTGACCCCacaaaactttgacaagctttttgaACAAGTGAAAGAGGTGAACATTGACAATGTATCAACTCTTACTGGGGTGATTTCACAGATATTTGACAAAGCTTTGATGGAACCAACTTTCTGTGAAATGTATGCCAACTTCTGTTCCCATTTGGCTGGTGCCCTGCCAGACTTTAGTGAGGACAATGAAAAGATTACATTCAAGAGACTGCTATTGAACAAGTGCCAAGAGGAGTTTGAGAGGGGAGAAAGAGAAGAAGCTGAAGCAGATAAAACGGAGGAGGAAGGTGAGATTAAGCAAACGAAAGAGGAAAGGGAAGAAAAGAGAGTTAAAGCTCGAAGGCGCATGCTGGGTAATATTAGATTGattggagaattgtacaaaaagagGATGTTGACAGAGCGCATCATGCATGAATGCATCAAAAAATTGTTGGGAAATTATCAGAATCCAGATGAGGAGAACATTGAAGCACTATGCAAATTGATGAGTACAATTGGAGAGATGATAGATCATCCAAAGGCTAAGGAACATATGGATGCATATTTTGATAGAATGCGCAACCTGTCGACCAGTCAACTGATATCTTCCCGTGTTAGATTCCTGCTCAGAGATTCAATCGATCTCAGGAAGAACAAATGGCAGCAAAGGCGTAAAGTGGATGGCCCCAAGAAGATTGATGAGGTTCACAGGGATGCAGCTCAGGAAAGACATGCTCAATCGAGTAGGTCTCGTGGTCCAGTCGTTAGTTCTCTTCCAAGAAGAGGGGCACCCTCTATGGATTACGGCTCCCGTGGCTCAGCAGCACCATTGGTATCTCCAGGTCCTCAGCAACGAGGGCGTGGATTTGGTAATCAAGATATACGGTATGAGCAGGAAAGGCATCAGTTTGATAGAACTGTTCCCCTTCCCCAGCGTTCTGTAAAGGACGAAGCTATCACTCTTGGACCACAAGGTGGCCTAGCTAGGGGTATGTCTTTAAGAGGGCAGCCACCGGTATCAAATTCTGAACTTCCTAGTGTTGTTGACCAGCGCAGGATTGTATCTGGTCCTAATGGGTACAATTCTGTGCCTTCAACAACAAGAGAAGACACTAGCTCTAGAATTCCAGATCGATTTTCTGGGAGAATAGCACCTGCTGCACAATCTGCTAGTTCTTCACACAGACCTGCCAGCCAGGAGGGTCGTTCAGGAAATAAATCATACTCTGAGGAGGAATTGAGAGAGAAATCTATTGCAACCATCCGGGAATATTATAG TGCGAAAGATGAAAAGGAAGTTGCATTGTGTATTGAGGAGTTGAATGCTCCGAGCTTCTATCCTTCTCTTGTATCACTTTGGGTAAATGATTCCTTTGAGAGGAAAGATATGGAAAGAGAGTTGTTGGCAAAGCTCTTTGTCGGGCTTTACAATGGTGGATATAATTTATTGAGCAAGCCTCAGCTCATTGAGGG GCTTTCATCCGTTCTTGCTTCATTGGAGGATGCTCTAAGTGATTCTCCAAGAGCGGCAGAGTATCTTGGACGTCTTCTTGCAAGGTTTGTGGTGGAGAAGATACTGGTTTTGCAAGACGTAGGTAAATTgattgaagaaggcggagaggagCCTGGACACCTTGTGCAGGAAGGCATCGCAGCTGATGTCCTTGGCGCAGTCTTGGAGTGGATCAGAACAGAAAAGGGGGATTCCTTCTTGAAGGAGGCCAAGACAAGCTCCAATCTCAAGTTGGAGGATTTCAGACCGCAGCATCTTAAGAGGTCAAAGTTGGATGCcttcatgttgacttaa